CGTACAGCCGCAGGTTGTCGTCGAAGACCATCCCGTGGGCGTCTTCGGCGGAGATCACGATGCGGTAGGCGTGCGCGCCCGAGAACACCGGGGGCCTGTCGGAGAAGAGCCGGTCGCGCACCACGGAGCGGATTCCGTCGGCACCGATCACCAGATCGGCGGTGGTCGTCCTGCCGTTGGCGAAGGTCAGGAGCGAACGCCCACCCCGGTCCTCGATACCGGTCAGCTTGTGGCCGACCCGCAACATGTCCTCGGGCAGCAGACCGACGAGGGCGTCGATGAAGTCCCCGCGGTGGATCAGGCGGGTGTTGTTCTCCTGGGCGTAGTCGCGCGCCTTGGGCCACTCCTCGCGGGCGATGACCCGCCGCCCGTCGGCGGAGAGGACCTCCAGGTAGTCGCTCGGCGAACTCACCGCCGCGATCGCGTCGAAACCACCCCACTGGCGGAACAGCTCCACTGTGGGCGGACGCAGGCCGATACCGGCGCCGACCTGGTGGATCGCCGAAGCCTGCTCGTAGACGGTGACGTTCGTCGCGCCGATCGTGCTCAGGGCCAGCGCCGCGGCCGCACCGCCGTAGCCACCACCGACGATCGCGATGTTCAGGTTCTTCAGATCCGCTGGTTGCATGGTTGCTTCTTTCTGCGCGGGGCGTGTCGGTACGCCTCGAAGGACCGGTCGTGGACGACGTGCGTTCAGTCCTTGATCGTCAGGAAGTCCGCCGGGTTGTCCCGGAGCAGTTTGTTGATCGTGGCCTCGTCGATGCCCGCGTTCCGCAGGTCGGGCACGAGGTCCTCGAAGAGGTAGTTGACGGTGTGGCCCTTCACGCCCGGCCAGCCCAGCGGGCTGCAGTTCGCGTCGGCCGAGACCAGCAGCCGGTCAAGATATCCCTTGTGCACCAGGCTGAGGAAGTGATCCAACCGCTCCCGGCGCGGACGGGCCCAGAACGGCGGGTCGTCGAGTTCGGTTTCGTAGCCGAAGGTGTCGAAGCCGATGCGCCCGCCCTGCTCGAAGATCCACTCGTGCGGAGTGTTCGGCCCGTTCGGACCGTCATCGGCGTGCCCGAACAGCACCCGGTCCAGCGCGAGCCCCTCCTCGACGAAGATGGCCACGGCGGGCTCGGGGTCGATCGCCAGGTGCGTCAGGATCGGCACCCCCGTGACCACGGAAGCTCGGGCCGCCGCGCGGTAGATGCGCTTGTCCAGCTCGGTCATGCGCCCACCACGGCTCACGCCCACCTTGATGACCCCGGCGCGGCTACCGGTGTCGCCGATACCCACGGTGATCTCGTGGACGAACTGCCGGGTCAGGTAGTCGACACTCGCCCGCGCGAAGAACGGCAGGGCGGTGTCACCACCGACGAAGCCTGTGCAGGCAACGATGTGCACCCCGGTCTTCGCGGACAACGACTTGTAGTAGTCGACGTCGCGGCCGTTGCAGATGCCGGTCACGTCGACGAAGGTCCCGCCGCCGTACTCGCGGAACCGACGCAGCTTCGGCACGGTCTCCTCGTACCGCTGCTCGGGCGTCTTCCACCACTGCGTGTCCAGCTCCGAACCGGGCATGCCGTAGCCGATGTGCTCGTGAACGGCCACCATTCCCAGCTCTTCCGGAGGCACCGCCCCCAAAACAGTGTTCACCCTCGACATGGTTACAAAACTCCTTGCGGAATGGCCTGCGTTGCGGGTCGCTTGGCGGAACCTCTCGCGGGCTCTCGCTGCGGGTGCCCCGACCTCGGGTAGCGACGATCAACGCGGGATCAGCAGGTGGCGCGGATTGTCGACGAGAACGCGGCGGGCGTCCTCCTCGCCGAGCCCCAGCGACTTCGCCAGGGGAACGAACGTCGCGGAGACGTAGCTGTACGGCAGCTCGTGGCCGGACAGGCCCTTCGCCACGCCGATCGCGTTGCTCGACAACAGGACCCGGTCCCCGAAACCGGCCTTGACCAGCTCAACCACCAACTCGGCACGCTCCCGGTCGGAGACGTGGAACTCGTCGTGCAGCCCCACGTGGTCCAGAGCGACGAAGGCCCCCCGGCGAGCAACCTCGAAAGCAGCCCCCGCGGCGACCGCGTCCTCGCGGTCGAGCCCACCGACGACGACCCGATCGACGGGCAGCTTTTCGTCCAGGACCATGTCGAGCTCACCCACCGCGTCGCTGCCGTACCGGACGGAGGCCGCCACCCCCGTGTTCAGGGCGGTCCGGGCCGTGCCGCGGAAGAGGCTCTCCTCGGTGGCGGTCATACCCTCGCGACCGGCCGCGGTGACCACGAGCCCCGCCGCGGCCCGCCGCTGCACGCGCGGAACCACCATGCCCTCGGCGACCTCGGCGGTGAACAGCTCGGCGAACCTCTCGGCCGGCCACGGCGTCGGCGGATCGGTCTGCGGCGTCAGGAAATAGCCACCCAGCATCTCCTCGGGCCCCATGCCCGTGGACGCGACGATGTGCACCCCCGTCGAGCGCGAAAGCGCCTCGTGCAGCTTCACGTCACGGCCGTGGAACATGCCCGTGCTGTCCACGATGGTCTTCCCGCCGTGCTCGCGGAAATCGGTCAACTTCCTCGCCAGGACCTCGAAGATCTCGGCGCGATCCATGGTGACGTCGAACGCGTGCTCGGCCCCCGGGACCACGGACAACAGGGCCTCGTGGACCGCGACCATTCCCAGATCATCCGCCGGAACGGGGCCGAGGACCGTGTTGACGGTCCTGCTCCCGGCACTCCGTGCGCCCGTCATCGGCACTTCCTTTCCTCAACGTCATGCCGGCGCGGCGTGGCACGCGTGGACGACCGTCCACAACGGCCTGTGCGTTGACTTCTCGCCGAGCTCGGTACAGGGGGCGGCAAAAGAAGGAGGACAGTGCACCGGGGAGCCTGACGTCCGCCTCACGGGCCGTAGTCCACTGCCTCGTCACTTACGACGTTTTGAAATATTATAATGCTAAAGTTGAGGAAGAAAGCCCCCACTCACGTCCGTCTCCCACCGGTGGCTCACCGGCTCGTGACGAAGCGGTACTTGAACTCCTCGGCCCGGTGCACCGCGGAACGCCACCCCACGGGCAGCCCCTCGGTCGTGAAGAAGGTCGTCTCGATGACGAGCAGCGGACTCCCCTCGCTCACCCCCAGGGTCGCCGCGTGCTCGGCCGTTGCCGCCGTCGCCCAGGCCTCGTGCTCGGCCCGGTCGAGCGTGATGCCGAAGTCCCGCTCCAGCAGCTCGAAGGCGGAACCGTTCTCGTCCAGCTCCCCGGCCGTGGGATTGAAGTCCTCCGGTGCTCGGATGTAGACGCGGGCCTCGACGAGCGGCTCGCCCTCCACCGAGATCAAACGCGTGAAGCGCAGGAGCCGCTCGTGGGCCGCACCCCCCAGCAGGTCCCGAATCCGGGACGGCGGCTCCACCCGGTCGACCCCGGAGACCGTCGAAGTCGGATGCAGGCCGCTGTCGAAGAGGTACTGGTACAAGGCCCCCGGCCGCACGTCGACCGGTCGATGTACCCGAGCGCCCGGGACCGGGAAGGTCCCCTTGCCCTGTCTCCTGTAGACGTAGCCCTCGTCGGCGAGCTCCTTGAGCGCCTGACGGATGGGCGCCCGGCTCACGTCGAACCGGCTGAGCAACTGCGCCTCGGTCACCGGCTGCCGGGGATCCGCGGAACCTCCGGTGATCTCCGCGCGCAGGATGTCCTTGATCTGCCTGTACAGGGGAACCCCGGACGAGAGATCGAGTTCGCCGTCCGCCATGAGTCTTCGGCCTCCACGTCGTCGGTCACCGGAGCACGTCGCCAGGCAGTCAAGCACAGCCCACCGGGAACACGAGCGGTGCCCGCCCGTCGGTCCGCGAGACCGGACCGGCGGCGCGGACCGGAGTGACCGGGTGCGACGACCCCGCGTCCTCCGGCCGCGCACACCCTCCGTTTCCGCGACCGCACGGATGCGGACGTCAGCACTCGACGACGTTGACGGCCAGCCCGCCACGAGCCGTCTCCTTGTACTCGTCCTTCATGTCCTGTCCGGTGGCGCGCATGGTCGCGATGGCTTCGTCCAGGGACAC
This genomic stretch from Actinopolyspora halophila DSM 43834 harbors:
- a CDS encoding FAD-dependent oxidoreductase gives rise to the protein MQPADLKNLNIAIVGGGYGGAAAALALSTIGATNVTVYEQASAIHQVGAGIGLRPPTVELFRQWGGFDAIAAVSSPSDYLEVLSADGRRVIAREEWPKARDYAQENNTRLIHRGDFIDALVGLLPEDMLRVGHKLTGIEDRGGRSLLTFANGRTTTADLVIGADGIRSVVRDRLFSDRPPVFSGAHAYRIVISAEDAHGMVFDDNLRLYAGQNNTMVYNLPLRHRNDLSFDITAESEDDSWAPEITAEYLVDLVEGFDERIVNTTRDLDVSEMTSRAVYDIDSLDVWHSDSVALLGDAAHAMLHHQGHGANSAIQDAGALADALQEAGSVEEALARYQAIRKPITDELQRLSRLGWDANDVDTAFPEKTSIK
- a CDS encoding phosphotriesterase family protein, encoding MSRVNTVLGAVPPEELGMVAVHEHIGYGMPGSELDTQWWKTPEQRYEETVPKLRRFREYGGGTFVDVTGICNGRDVDYYKSLSAKTGVHIVACTGFVGGDTALPFFARASVDYLTRQFVHEITVGIGDTGSRAGVIKVGVSRGGRMTELDKRIYRAAARASVVTGVPILTHLAIDPEPAVAIFVEEGLALDRVLFGHADDGPNGPNTPHEWIFEQGGRIGFDTFGYETELDDPPFWARPRRERLDHFLSLVHKGYLDRLLVSADANCSPLGWPGVKGHTVNYLFEDLVPDLRNAGIDEATINKLLRDNPADFLTIKD
- a CDS encoding aryldialkylphosphatase → MTGARSAGSRTVNTVLGPVPADDLGMVAVHEALLSVVPGAEHAFDVTMDRAEIFEVLARKLTDFREHGGKTIVDSTGMFHGRDVKLHEALSRSTGVHIVASTGMGPEEMLGGYFLTPQTDPPTPWPAERFAELFTAEVAEGMVVPRVQRRAAAGLVVTAAGREGMTATEESLFRGTARTALNTGVAASVRYGSDAVGELDMVLDEKLPVDRVVVGGLDREDAVAAGAAFEVARRGAFVALDHVGLHDEFHVSDRERAELVVELVKAGFGDRVLLSSNAIGVAKGLSGHELPYSYVSATFVPLAKSLGLGEEDARRVLVDNPRHLLIPR
- a CDS encoding GntR family transcriptional regulator, whose product is MADGELDLSSGVPLYRQIKDILRAEITGGSADPRQPVTEAQLLSRFDVSRAPIRQALKELADEGYVYRRQGKGTFPVPGARVHRPVDVRPGALYQYLFDSGLHPTSTVSGVDRVEPPSRIRDLLGGAAHERLLRFTRLISVEGEPLVEARVYIRAPEDFNPTAGELDENGSAFELLERDFGITLDRAEHEAWATAATAEHAATLGVSEGSPLLVIETTFFTTEGLPVGWRSAVHRAEEFKYRFVTSR